GAGATTGGGTGTGGtggttttgggaaaaaataaggTGGGAGCAAGTGAAATTATAACTAAATTCTAACTGGAGACATTAGATGAACACCTCCTCCTTTTGAAACTTGGGAGACAGGACTCAGCCTCTTTCAGCAGTGAAAATGTTTGTCTTGTACCTTCCACTGCACTTACTTGTTACAGGATTTGCATTTCCCCTTACTTTGCAAAAGTAAAAATGATAAAATGAGGAACctaaaaatgataaaaattataaaatctcTCATAGATTAGCCTGGGATTCAGATTCTCACATGTCTCATGGGGAGTCTTTAATGCTTTGAAGATGAAGGAAAATTCTGTTTTGCAGAACATAGGAAACAGCGCCTTTCTTCCTCCAGATTTGACTGTTCAGACATCTCCACAGAGATTCATCTTTGTGAGAAGTATCTTCAGAGCTTAAGCCCAGGATAAATATTATCCCAGATTTTTTAGGAATGCTAGGCAAAAGTAGCTGATTTCAGTAAGCACCTCTGACATGCTTTCTCTATACTGGTTTTGACAGCCTGACAGTCTTTATTAGGTGTTAAAAGTGTACTGGCCTATGATTTTTCAAAGTTGCATTAAAATTTTAAGCATCCTGTCCACTTTAGAGTTATCCTCCTCACATCCGTCTACTCCCTACCCTGAAAAAGGAAGAGATCAAAGTACTTAAAATTACTTATACTTTATTTTAAGTGAAGAGTAGCAATGTCAGTTCAGTACACGTTTGTAGTGCAAACAAAAGGCATCCTTGGATAAACAGTTTTGTAAATTTAATCTCAGTTATCATTCCAACGGTTCgttgtttaaagaaaaagccCAGCAAAAACCAGCTAACATAACTCGTGTGCCCTAGAGTTTATCAAACTGCataaaacatacaaaaatacTTCTGTTAATGCATAGATATAGTGTTATTACAGTTAAATTTATGAGTTTAGCTCTTAACACATAACTGTTATTCTTGGTGGAAACTAGACAAAtaaagctttttaaaccagctgCCCTCTAGCAAAATGCTCAGTAATTAGTGGAGACAGTCCTTACACTGACTTCCTAAATAaaggaactggaaaaaaattagataCTCTTACTAATTTTGAACCATTTAACCACTACTGTTTTTCACACAGTTATTGCACATAATCTAAGCTAGCCTCCAAGCTATGCTGGAGAGATAAATACACAATTGTTAAAACAGAACCTTCTTTCCTGTCttgcaagaaaaacaaagcaggaacCTTAGTTAAGAAGTTTTACTTCATACTGTGTCAGAGTCTTGAGCTTCCCAGGAGTTGAATCTGGCGTTAAACATAACTAGTTctctcagctcctggctggagAAAAACCAGGATTGAGAATGGGAGGTTAGCAGAGTTGAGGTGATGGGTGTGGAACACGGAGGAAAGGACGATAATTTTTTTGACTgaaataagcaagaattttaaGCTTAAGTAACTTGGTGAAATCCTGAGCCCAGAGTCAAGTATCTCTGCTGGAAGAAGGAATTTCTGTCTTCTCTCGGTGTGCAGCAGCTTGAGAGAGTCTTCCAGGCTAAAGCAAGACAGGGGGAGGGTGACAGCCATGCTGCTTCTACTAGAACATGGTGCTGTACTATTTATAGTTTGACTGTCAACATTGCAGTCCAGATCAACAACAAACACAGCATCCATCAGCTGTGCAGAAACTCTGCCTGAAGCTTCATAAAgcagaaatggaaggaaaatcaatagtttggggtgggggggaggaagggggggagcagaggggagaaaaagcagctcATGCAGAAAAAGCAAATCCCTGAGCCCTCCACCCGCCTCAGGACCCATTTAAAGGTTTTGGTGCAAAGGTCCGCATTGTATTTTTtggtaaaaaagaaaacagcctCCAAAAGGGTTACTTTCCAGGCTGCCATGTTAATATAGGAAAGCTTCAGGCTGTTTAATACTCCAGGAATGCTGTGACTTAGTATTTTAACCCACAGGTGAATTTTTTCATTACTGACTTGCTTAAATGCAAGTTAAACAGTCTGTAGCTTAACCAGagttatgtttttttttcactctccACAAAGAAGAGGGGTGGGGGGGGTGAAAGGTTGAAAGCACCTGGAGACATTCAGCCCTTTCAGTACTCACCTGGCTAAAGCAAGGCAATGTAACAGTGACAGTAGACTGTGCAGGATGTAAAGTTACAAGTTAGTTACTTACTGGTGGTGGTTTTCCCATCTAGTGGCTCACAAAAGCATTCTATGTTCCTTCCACCTGTGATCTCTCATTAGGACCCTGCTGTGCTTTTCACACGGCAGAAACAACCATCTCCCTTGGAACTGGTGTACAAGGGAGGGCCACAGAGAGCTTTCCTGTCTTGACAATACTGACACCTGGTGTGAGTAATGCACAGGCTCACATCGGTAAGAAAGTAAATAAAACCACGGACACAGATTGGGGTCCCTCCCCATCTGAAACAAAGGCTTTCTCTTGAAAGGGCACTCAATATGAACATTTAAGAGAGGCTTTCATATTTTTTGGTGGAGGTACAATATTCTCACAggggaaataaacatttaaatacAGACATGCTTATTCCAGTTATTTTCAGCCCAGTAAAAGGATTTCTCCTGCCACTTCTGAACATTAAGTATCTCTAGACAAACCATCTTGGTGAGTGTTTGTGAGGGGCAAGAGATTAAGGACTTGCACATTCACATTTTTAGAGAGCAGCTATCCATTATGTGTCTCTTTCATCTAATTTAATGCGGAagcacacacagacatacaATGTGGTGAATCCTTCTATGAGTCTTACTTGGTCAGAGTGGGTGTACTTAACAAAATTTTCATATCAATAATTTACATCTTTCatgccctgcactgccagatACAACCAATAAACTTCAAATACACTGGAAACCTGTGATTTTAGTGTACAAATGAGGTATCTCTTGCCTGAATACAGtatcaagtaaaaaaaaaataaaagcaaacaggatattaaatataaaatattagttAAAATAGTAACCCTAATAATAATTTAAGGTTTTACACACACTTAAGTCACTGCCTTCCAAAGGGCAGCACTTGTCACTGGCAGGTGTTGCCACTGCAGATGCAGCTGCCAGGGTCAGTAGGTCAGCTTGGATGCTCTGCTGTTGAAGCACGGCTGCTCCATCAGCGCAGCCGCAGCGTTCCGGAAAGGAGAGCTGTCACTTCTCGTCAGgaccagctccagctcttggaAGTCCTGGAGTCTGGCAACATCCTTGTCCTTGTAAGGAACAGAGAGAACAACATTATTACTCCTATTATTACTAGCTGGTTGTTATTTATAAAATAACTATAATTCCCAGGGACATCGTTCCCAGTAACAGCAATATATAATTAAAAACTAAGAATTCCAGGGATATCATCCCAAATAATAgcaataaagaataaaaaaaaaaaaatcctaccaaCATATACTCATTAGAAGTGTAGcaggtttgtttggtttttctcctcaaactttttcttctcctttaatTTCATTATGATTTGGCTGTATTTGTGCATGTCACTTAACCAAGACTTGTGACCACTTTCATCTACAGACCTCTGAAATATACATTTTTGGAACAGAAGAGCAGTTTCATTTGTTAACAGCATTATCTTTAAGTTCTTCATATGCCAATTTGTGGAGTTTTTCCCCCTACTGTTAATTCTTTTTAAGCAAGCAGACAGTGAAGTAGTACTTGGCAATTACGTCCTTTTAAAGCACCCTAAATGCACTGTTTCtgatacattttttaaaagtcaagCTGTAATAGTTCCATATGCTTTAGGAGCTAAAATACTCTGCCTATTTTGACGAGACTATTTTTAAACAAGTTATGATGAAGTTTTAAGATAGGTCCAGCATCCCTTTGAATCTGTCAGTTTTTATTCAACAAAAGTGACATTTTGCCAATCTTTGTGCAACAATACATTCTCTGAGGTCTGCAAAGTAAAGAGTCAAGTTAATCTCTCATTTCTATTCTTACCTTTCTTAGAAGTGTATTGGGTAGTTTTCTGATCTTCTCTACTTCCTCTGGATTAACACCCAGTTCACAGCAGCTCACTCTGAGCAGATCTTGGTAGGTCAATTCTTGTCTGTCCAGTTCAATCTCAATGAAGTCATTGTCTCTCAGGTTCTGGACTCTGACCTTAAGTACAAGTTCTGACAGAGAAACAATTAAAAGGTTAACAACAGAAAAGACAACAAACTCAAAACTAACATTTGCAGTATTTACTATGATCTTCTGAATTCatgctttttaataaaatccCTATGATCTGAGAAATACTATGCAGTTAACAGAAGCTTCCAGCAAAAATACACAGGATAACCATGTTAACACTGTTGAAACTGATCCATTCAGTCACTAAGTTGAGTTGTTACCAAACTACCAGAGCTGCATTTGATGCAAATGTAGTGCAAAATTTACATGCTCATGTTACATGGACTGATCTTTCCATTGTTTTGCAAAGTATTACCATGGTTAAAATACAGTATAACAGACATTTTACATAACTGAGCAGAAGAAAGTTCAGAGCACTTTTGGCCACAGAATTCGACATCTCTGCCTCTATTCTACTAGAGTCTGAAGTGAAATGATTACTTAACTTCATTTTTCACCCAGTAACTGTAACAGAACTATGAGACCCAGCACCTCTTTACCTTGCATGTTATATGGGAATGTTCCAGTGAAGAAAAAGGGCTGGAAGGTGGgcgtggggctgctgggggaggtgTGAGGCTGCAGAGGCAAGGCCTGGCCGGATactcctggggagcagagccccaggctgggggtCGTGGCCAGGGGGCAGCCGGGGCCATGGGGCACCCCTGGGCTGGCACACGCTGCGGCTGCAGGGACggtgggcacagggggtggCCGGGCTGCTGCATCCGCTGCTGGGGAAATCTCGCCGCTGCTGCATGACGTGGGTATGCAGATCCTCTCAGCCTGAGCTGTCGATGGACAAGGGCTAGTTTCACTCTGGGAAGCAGAAGAGATGGAAGCACTTTCACTCTGGGATTCTGCCAAGCTGCCTGGAATGCTTTCTTCGGTGTAAATGTTAGGGAATGGGTTGGCCAAGTAGTTCGCAACAATGGATAAATTTAAATCCTTCACTCCTTGACATTCAGTTTGTTCCTCTATTGATGAAGTTCAAAAATGAGGGGTAGgggatggagagagaaaaaaatccatcatgTTACTGGATAgatatttctcattttgaaTACAGTTAGTTTTCCTATGTCTTGAAACTATATCACATTCCACGGTCATCAAAGAATGACACTAATGTTCCAGAAGCATGTAACACTTGGAGGCCAGTAGctgtaaagtaaaaaaaaacctataaatGTCTTCAGTATATTATGTTTTTTGATAACAAAGTGGCGGGGGGAGTAACCTTTGAAAGACACATCATTTCTAGCAGTGTTGTTCCAGCGCTTTCAAATGAATTGGATGACCAGTACTCCTTTATTgaatctaattttaaaatgctcttaATAACCCTGCTGTAAATAGTTTATTATGACCTAGGCCAGCAATTTTACCCAGTATTTCTTCAAGGAAGTGACTACTTGCTGTAATACCCAAACAAACTCAACTCTTGGATAAAAGCACTGCAGTAAGTGACATTCCTGCCTAAGGATTACAGAACATAAATAGTGATGTCAAAGCAGTTCAGAAAGATCTGCTAAATGATATCTCACTCCCAGAATAAAAACTAGGAGAAAAGGTAAGTGATATGTGTTTATTCCCCAGGAAACACATGAAAGcttcacagacagaaaaataaaacaactaaGAACAGAGTTCATCTACGTGTGCTTGACAGTTTAGATGTTAAAACTGGTGAGTCGTTTGCCACAAACTAAGCCCACACTGCAcccaaaataaagcaaaagcatCACATACGAACATGCCATTCCTTCAGGCTTAACTTTTGGAACCTGAGTCATGATTTAGCTGCAACCTTGTGAAGGATAACCCTGCCCTGTTGTTGTAAGAGCAGATCACTGCAGAGAGCAATTTAAGTTCAATTGCAGAGGACAGCACATTTCCAAAGGTAAAGCACTTTAGAATTTTTATCTGGAGCACAGTACCTGGATGCTGTTCAGGAGTGTCACACACATCTAACTGGGTTTGCTGTGCATATGAAAAGTGTAAGATGGCAGAATTACAGAGCAAAAATTAACCATACCAGCAAGTCACACTATAACAAATAGCTCAGAAGGCATAACTTCCTGAGTGATAAAACCGTTTTGAGGAGATTTGTAGTATTGATCATGGTCAGACCACAGCAAACTGTACAATTGTGAAACCCCCTATTGGCAGCTTGTATGCCAGCTTTAGCTTAATAACAGCAAacaggagggcagcagcacaCTTCCCAAAGCATACAGCTCTTCCACTTCTTGgtgacacagcccagaacacaaGGCATTCCTACCTGAAATCTCCACATCTATTTGCCCAAATATGAATTCCAGTTATAAATCAGAGCTATCTAATGAGATACAATGGTCCTAGCCAAGGTTTTTGCCAATTACTCCTTCAGATAAAAGCACTAAAAACGTTTTACTGTTTACACCAAGAATtctagatgatttttaaaatgggaaCTGTACCTCCCAAAATCTTGCGGATGTCTGGTTTCGAGGTTAGCTGTGCCGCCAGCTCTCCCTTAGCAGTGAGGATGTGCTTGTCTGCGCCAGCCTCCAGCAGGCAGGACACCACTTGGGCATGGTTCCGCTTACAGGCCCAGTGCAGGCAGGTCCTGCAGGAAGGAAGCAGAAGGGTTGGGATTCATCGGCCTGGCTCTGCCTCACCAACCCTGTCCTACCTCATCCAAGTTATGCATAAAGTGATAACTGGGAAAAAAGTTTCCTTCATTGCGGCACTTTCTAAAGTTCTGAATCTGTGAGTTACGCAGGGCAGGGCCCTCTTTTGCCTTGCAGAGTGACCCCCTACACAAGCGACTGGACGGGGACCTTGAGCAAACACGCAGTGACAGGTGGAGGGAGGGCGACCTGCTTTTATCGGGATCCTCTTTAGCCGTAAATCTCCGAGCCTCCCGAGATTAGCTTTTCTGTATTTACAAATGGGAAAACTaagaaacacagcagctgcgtTCCCAAAGCAGCTCCCTCCTCCCGCGCCTGATGGATGGGTGGGGGGGGAGCCCCAAGCCCAAGAACCCCGAACACCGCCACTGAGAAGGGCAGCGGGGGACGAGCCGGGCCCCGCAGCGACCCCGGCCTGCCCCTCGTCCCCCGCAGCGCCGGACCCCGCGCGACGCCGCCGCCCCTCACCAGCCATTGATCTCGTTGCGGGAGTCGATGTCCGCCCCCGCGCCCAGCAGCCGCCGCACCTCCGCCACGTCCCCCAGGGCCGCCGCCTCTCGCAGCCGCTCTTCCAGCTCCCGCGCCTCCGCCGCTCCGCTCATGGCCGGGTCCGGCTGCGGCCCCTCCCCGCCGCTCTGGAACCCGTCGGGAGGGGCCGGGCGGCCTCAgcgcggcggagcggggccctTCCCGCCCCGGGGCCCCGTTCCGGCCTTCACGGCTGCCGCCATCTTGAGACCGGGGCGGGCGGCGAGCGCTGGGGTTTCCCCGGGCAGGGAACGGCCCTGTTCTGGTATTCTCTGTGCGGTTCTGGGCatctcagcacaggaaagaacGGCCCTGTTCTGGTATTCTCTGTCcggttctgggctcctcagcacaggaaagaacGGCCCAGTTTTGTTGTTCTCTGTCTGGTTCTGGGCTCCTCAATACAGGCCGTTTTTGTGGCCTTCCCTGGACCCTCTCTTCgctggagagggtccagcaAAGGCCACAAAGGTgatgaggggtctggagcatctctctgaTGCACAGACATTGCGAGAGCTGGGCCTGTTTGGTctggagaagactgagaggGGATCTCATCAATGCATTCAGATATATCCAAGGAGTGTCAGAGGATGCTGTCAGACTCTTTTCATTGGTGTCCAGCTCAACACTAGGAAGAACTCCTGTACATTAGGGGTGATAGAGCTcggaacagctgcccagggagcctgTGTAGTCTCcttctctggagacattccaaacccacctggactcattcctgtgtcacctcctcCAGACGAACCTGCTGTAGCAGGgtgttggactggatgatctccagaggtcctttccaaccccagtgattctgtgattctatgggCCCTCCCACCTCAGGCACTGAGATGGGGACCTGGACAGGGTGAAAATCCAAGACTGGAGTGTTTCCTCTGATGGGTTCATCCTACCTCCCGTGACATCCTGAGCCATGTGGGGGGGGCTTGAGGGGAGAGAGCACTTTAGAAGAGGGAAAAAGCTGCAGGTAAAAACTGCCTGCAGGCAAAAGCACCTTATAGtattatttaggttggaaaagacctccaaggtcTTTAAGTCCAACCCATCATCTATCACTGTGGCCTGTcatggacatattttatgaaaaatccttttgctaggatttttctcctgacaagatgagaggcctcaggaatgaaatgtaaacaatgattaactgctgctgtggaatgcaacagggcATCTTTGATTGGattcatgtggttgtttttaattaatggccagtcacagtccagctgtcttggactctggtcagtcacaagattttattataatttcCTTGCTTTCTATTCCTtgttagccttctgatgaaatcctttcttcttttagtatattctaatatataattttcttttaatatatatcataaaataataaatcagccttctgaaaagAGGAGTCAAGATCGTCATCTCTTCCCATGTTGGGGCTGCCTGCAAATTCAATGGTGGCCTTGCCCTTCTTGGGGTGTTTTTTagccagcagcctggctcctgccttcgaggtgtgaggctgccatgggctgggaaaGGACCACAAGCATGGGTTCAAATCCATGGCTTTCCCCATACACTTCCAGCTGTGGGACCTCCAgttcccagcccttccctctccaGTGTGTTGCTCACGCTCTTAATTAAATCACTGTGGCATTTGTTGGGGAGCTCATTTAACTCCAGGCTTTCTGTTTTGGCATCAGTGTCTGCCACCAAAGAGCAATTTTcactaagatttttttccattgcctCTCTTTTATTGCTTACTTTTCTTATTAATGACATTATTTTAACCTACCATTTAATTTAGGGCTTGGGTTGCTGTTGCTTTGCTCTGCTGTTCCTTCTCTGGTAGTTATGACCATTAGGTGAAGATGACACCTGCAGCATCACCATCCAAACAGTTCCCGAATATCTCTCCATATAAATGAAGCTTCAAAGCACAAATACTCATCTTCCTTTTAATCAGTCAGGAGAGGCAGAGGCCCACAGGCCAAATGTTTCTCTAAGAGCAATGCAGCAAACTACCTGCAAACTACCCTCGTGAAAGCAGGAGCAAAAAGTAAGCAGTGACATTTTTAACTACTGTGGCAAAGGTTACACGGTGGCTCAGAGGCAAGTTTTTCACACCAGATCACATGCTTTTGATCCCATGCAAGAGGTTGAACAAAAATTTTGCCCAGCTGCTACCAAAAGACTCAACAAACTGTATGAAAAACACTGGATTTGGAGAATGGTTTGCAAACAAGATTTACCTGATGACAAATGCAAATTCAAATCTTAGAGACCTGGAAGACCAACCCTTAACTGGACACTGCTGTGACctgaatatttgcattttaactCATTTGCTTTTTCAGTGAAGGCATCTTAAATGATCACTCGTTAACCCATGATctcttttgtaatttttcagtgtctGTCCCATAAAGCTGTAAAACAAAGACAAGGCACACACAAGTGGAGACCTATTGATACATTCTAGGAAGCACACTGTGAAAGCTTTAAATCCCGATTGTTTTACGTCTGTAAAAATCCCATAAGATTAGTGGCAAAGGagctttttccaaaataatacAAGACAACTCTCAGATGGATGGGGAAAAGCTACTCAGGAGgggagtgcagggacaggcctAAAACAAGGAACACCATTCCTGTTCTGTTCTCCAATGCCACTGCCGCTAGATGTCACAGTGATACAGCAAGAGGATCCTGGAGTGTGGCTTTGTGCTTCTTGCGGTAATTGTGAAATGCCTTTAAATTTGTCTTGGCACATCCATAGTGTCTCCATACAGCTTTGATCCTGCAGATTTCAAAGCTCTCTGTGGTGCAAAGGGACATTATGCAACATTTCCACACAAGTGCAGGGATACCcagtgcagggagctgcttTCTGGGGAGTTAcgggcttttttgtttttcttttccttttcttttttccccctctactTGAGCTCCTCTCCCAAAGCCACACAGGGCTTTTAAGGACTCTAAGCCGGCGGGTGATGCACTGAGATGCTCTCTCTCACGCTCTCTTGGGGTGAGTATCCTACTCTGTTGCACCTGTGCCAAGCCTTGTTAAATGGAGCTTGGGTTCACCATTGCTTAGTTACACAATGTACTTCTCCCTGGAGTCATGAGATCTCCTCTCTCAAGGAAGGCTGTTTG
The genomic region above belongs to Ammospiza nelsoni isolate bAmmNel1 chromosome 19, bAmmNel1.pri, whole genome shotgun sequence and contains:
- the LOC132081997 gene encoding ankyrin repeat domain-containing protein 40-like isoform X1, whose product is MSGAAEARELEERLREAAALGDVAEVRRLLGAGADIDSRNEINGWTCLHWACKRNHAQVVSCLLEAGADKHILTAKGELAAQLTSKPDIRKILGEEQTECQGVKDLNLSIVANYLANPFPNIYTEESIPGSLAESQSESASISSASQSETSPCPSTAQAERICIPTSCSSGEISPAADAAARPPPVPTVPAAAACASPGVPHGPGCPLATTPSLGLCSPGVSGQALPLQPHTSPSSPTPTFQPFFFTGTFPYNMQELVLKVRVQNLRDNDFIEIELDRQELTYQDLLRVSCCELGVNPEEVEKIRKLPNTLLRKDKDVARLQDFQELELVLTRSDSSPFRNAAAALMEQPCFNSRASKLTY
- the LOC132081997 gene encoding ankyrin repeat domain-containing protein 40-like isoform X2 produces the protein MSGAAEARELEERLREAAALGDVAEVRRLLGAGADIDSRNEINGWTCLHWACKRNHAQVVSCLLEAGADKHILTAKGELAAQLTSKPDIRKILGEEQTECQGVKDLNLSIVANYLANPFPNIYTEESIPGSLAESQSESASISSASQSETSPCPSTAQAERICIPTSCSSGEISPAADAAARPPPVPTVPAAAACASPGVPHGPGCPLATTPSLGLCSPGVSGQALPLQPHTSPSSPTPTFQPFFFTGTFPYNMQELVLKVRVQNLRDNDFIEIELDRQELTYQDLLRVSCCELGVNPEEVEKIRKLPNTLLRKRSVDESGHKSWLSDMHKYSQIIMKLKEKKKFEEKNQTNLLHF